One window from the genome of Streptococcus halotolerans encodes:
- the aspS gene encoding aspartate--tRNA ligase: MERSMYAGRVRSEHIGTEITLKGWVGRRRDLGGLIFIDLRDREGIMQLVINPEEVSNDVMATAESLRNEYVIEVTGTVEARQQANDNLATGAVELKVSALSILNVAKTTPFEIKDGVEVSDDNRLKYRYLDLRRPEMLENFKLRAKVTHSIRNYLDALEFIDVETPMLTKSTPEGARDYLVPSRVSQGHFYALPQSPQITKQLLMNAGFDRYYQIVKCFRDEDLRGDRQPEFTQVDLETSFLNEQEIQDIVEGMIAKVMKDTKGIDVTLPFPRMAYDDAMNLYGSDKPDTRFDMLLQDLTDIVKDVDFKVFSEAPAVKAVVVKGSADKYSRKDIDKMTEFAKQFGAKGLAWIKVTDGAIAGPVAKFLTSIEADLTAALQLEENDLVLFVADKLEVANDTLGALRGRIAKELDMIDNSKFNFLWVVDWPMFEWSEEEGRYMSAHHPFTLPTKDSAHELEGELANVRAVAYDIVLNGYELGGGSLRINEKEMQERMLKALGFTEEDAYEQFGFLLEAMDYGFPPHGGLAIGLDRFVMLLAGKDNIREVIAFPKNNKATDPMTQAPSVVADKQLEELALQLQLND; encoded by the coding sequence ATTGAACGTAGTATGTATGCTGGTCGTGTTCGTAGCGAACACATTGGAACGGAAATCACCCTCAAGGGTTGGGTAGGACGTCGTCGCGATCTAGGTGGATTGATTTTTATTGATTTGCGTGACCGTGAAGGGATCATGCAGCTGGTGATCAATCCTGAAGAGGTTTCAAATGACGTGATGGCAACCGCTGAAAGCCTTCGTAACGAATATGTTATTGAAGTGACAGGGACTGTTGAAGCGCGCCAGCAGGCTAACGATAATCTTGCAACGGGTGCTGTTGAGTTGAAAGTAAGCGCCTTGAGCATTCTTAATGTTGCCAAAACAACACCTTTTGAAATTAAAGACGGTGTGGAAGTTTCTGATGATAATCGTCTAAAATACCGTTATTTGGATCTTCGTCGTCCAGAAATGTTGGAAAACTTCAAACTACGTGCTAAAGTGACACATTCTATCCGAAACTATTTGGATGCGCTTGAATTTATCGATGTTGAAACTCCGATGCTGACCAAGTCAACGCCAGAAGGTGCGCGTGACTATCTTGTGCCATCTCGTGTCAGCCAGGGTCATTTTTACGCTCTTCCACAAAGCCCACAAATCACGAAACAATTGTTGATGAATGCTGGTTTTGATCGCTACTATCAAATTGTGAAGTGTTTCCGTGATGAGGACTTGCGTGGAGACCGTCAACCGGAGTTTACACAGGTCGATTTAGAAACATCATTTCTTAACGAGCAAGAAATTCAAGATATTGTTGAAGGCATGATTGCCAAAGTCATGAAAGATACTAAGGGGATTGATGTAACCTTGCCATTCCCTCGAATGGCTTATGATGACGCTATGAATCTTTATGGTTCAGATAAACCAGATACGCGTTTTGACATGCTTTTACAGGACTTGACAGATATTGTCAAGGACGTTGACTTTAAAGTCTTCTCAGAAGCTCCAGCGGTTAAAGCCGTTGTCGTTAAAGGAAGCGCGGATAAGTATTCCCGTAAAGACATCGACAAGATGACAGAATTTGCTAAACAATTTGGTGCCAAAGGCCTCGCCTGGATCAAGGTAACAGACGGCGCTATCGCTGGTCCTGTTGCTAAATTCTTGACAAGTATCGAAGCTGACTTGACAGCTGCTTTACAACTTGAAGAAAATGACTTGGTGCTATTTGTTGCAGATAAGCTTGAAGTAGCTAATGATACACTTGGTGCTTTACGTGGTCGTATTGCCAAAGAGCTTGACATGATTGACAACTCTAAATTCAACTTCCTTTGGGTTGTAGATTGGCCAATGTTTGAATGGTCTGAAGAAGAAGGACGTTACATGTCAGCCCATCATCCATTTACTTTGCCAACGAAAGACTCTGCTCATGAGCTTGAAGGTGAGTTAGCCAATGTTCGTGCTGTTGCCTATGATATTGTTCTGAATGGTTATGAACTCGGTGGTGGGAGTCTTCGTATTAACGAAAAAGAGATGCAAGAGCGTATGCTTAAGGCACTTGGCTTTACAGAAGAAGATGCCTATGAACAATTTGGTTTCTTATTAGAAGCGATGGATTACGGCTTCCCTCCACATGGTGGTTTAGCGATTGGGCTTGACCGTTTTGTCATGCTGCTAGCTGGCAAGGACAATATTCGTGAAGTGATTGCCTTCCCTAAAAACAATAAAGCCACTGACCCTATGACGCAGGCACCAAGCGTGGTTGCTGACAAACAACTTGAGGAATTAGCCCTACAATTACAGTTAAATGACTAA
- a CDS encoding YitT family protein: MTKKTTFLKKVRYEVNVVAKRFGLWRTLRSISREKYAEKISASLLYGMLSSIAVNFFFQPGHVYSSGATGLAQVISALTERSFGYAAPISLTFYAINLPLLILAWYTIGHKFTVFTFMAVSMSSLFIHLMPQVTLTTDPLINAIFGGLFMGLGVGVGLRSRISSGGTDIVSLTIRKKTDRNVGSISLIVNGVIMIFAGLLFGWQYALYSMITIFVSSRVTDAIYTKQKKMQAMIVTSRPERVVAMIHKKLHRGVTSINDAHGTYKHEDKAVLLAIITREEYTEFKQLMAKADPRAFVSISENVQIIGRFNDD, from the coding sequence ATGACTAAAAAAACGACTTTTCTTAAAAAAGTAAGATATGAAGTAAATGTTGTTGCCAAACGGTTTGGTTTGTGGCGTACCTTACGAAGTATCTCCAGAGAAAAATACGCAGAGAAGATCTCGGCTTCTCTGCTTTATGGTATGTTATCTAGTATCGCTGTGAATTTCTTTTTTCAACCAGGCCATGTCTATTCAAGCGGTGCAACAGGTTTGGCACAGGTTATATCAGCCCTGACGGAAAGAAGTTTTGGGTATGCAGCTCCTATTTCCTTGACTTTTTATGCTATCAATCTGCCATTGTTGATTTTAGCTTGGTACACAATCGGTCATAAATTCACCGTCTTCACCTTTATGGCAGTTTCGATGAGTTCTTTGTTTATTCATCTCATGCCTCAGGTAACTTTAACAACTGATCCCTTGATTAATGCTATTTTTGGTGGATTGTTCATGGGCTTAGGTGTCGGTGTCGGGCTTCGCTCTCGAATTTCTAGTGGTGGTACCGATATTGTTTCTTTGACGATTCGGAAGAAAACAGATCGTAATGTGGGTAGCATCTCCCTCATTGTTAATGGGGTGATTATGATTTTTGCTGGTCTTCTTTTCGGTTGGCAATATGCGCTCTATTCTATGATTACTATTTTTGTGTCAAGTCGTGTCACTGATGCAATTTATACTAAGCAAAAGAAAATGCAGGCCATGATTGTGACATCAAGACCTGAGCGTGTGGTGGCTATGATTCATAAGAAATTACATCGCGGCGTAACATCGATAAACGATGCTCATGGGACTTATAAACATGAGGATAAGGCGGTGCTCTTAGCTATTATCACACGGGAAGAATACACAGAATTTAAACAACTAATGGCAAAAGCAGATCCTCGAGCATTTGTTTCTATTTCGGAGAACGTTCAGATAATCGGAAGATTTAACGATGACTAA
- a CDS encoding YitT family protein yields MKFRWHLSDSIHLVWIALGTALYAFGFVNFNMANHLAEGGVSGITLILHALFGIDPALSSLLINLPLFVLGARVFGKKSLLLTIYGTVTLSIFIWLWQRIPMELGLQDDMMLVAIVAGIFSGTGSGIVFRYGATTGGTDIVGRVLEEKVGMNLGQTLLMIDVLVLASSLVYIDLKHMLYTLIASFVFSQVLTVVQNGGYMVRGMLIITKESDKAAAAILQEISRGVTYLQGKGAYTGHEFDVLYVVLNPSEVREVKDILAVLDPNAFISVLNVDEVISSDFKIRRKKVDKRV; encoded by the coding sequence ATGAAATTTAGATGGCATCTTTCAGATAGTATTCATCTGGTTTGGATTGCATTAGGGACAGCTTTATATGCATTTGGGTTTGTGAACTTCAATATGGCCAATCATCTAGCAGAGGGTGGCGTATCGGGGATCACTTTGATTTTACATGCTCTTTTTGGCATAGATCCTGCCTTGTCGTCGTTACTGATTAATTTACCACTCTTTGTTTTGGGAGCTCGCGTTTTTGGAAAGAAATCGCTGCTGCTAACGATTTATGGTACGGTGACCCTATCTATTTTCATTTGGCTTTGGCAACGTATTCCGATGGAACTTGGTCTACAAGATGATATGATGCTGGTCGCGATTGTAGCAGGTATTTTTTCTGGAACGGGCAGTGGAATTGTCTTTCGTTACGGTGCTACAACTGGCGGTACAGATATTGTTGGTCGTGTTTTGGAAGAAAAAGTAGGGATGAATCTGGGTCAAACCTTGCTGATGATTGATGTTTTGGTGTTAGCATCTTCTTTGGTTTATATTGATCTAAAGCATATGCTCTATACTTTAATCGCTAGTTTTGTTTTTAGTCAAGTTCTGACAGTTGTGCAAAATGGTGGTTATATGGTTCGTGGTATGCTGATTATTACCAAAGAGTCGGACAAGGCTGCGGCAGCTATTTTACAAGAAATCAGTCGAGGAGTGACTTACCTACAAGGAAAAGGAGCTTATACCGGTCATGAATTTGATGTTCTTTACGTCGTTTTGAATCCTAGTGAAGTGCGTGAAGTCAAAGATATCTTGGCAGTACTAGATCCAAATGCCTTTATTTCAGTGCTTAATGTTGATGAAGTGATTTCTTCAGATTTCAAAATTAGGCGAAAAAAAGTCGACAAAAGGGTATAA
- a CDS encoding organic hydroperoxide resistance protein: protein MSNYQKIYETSAVNTGGRSGISYVENSSFQVTISSPKEMGGDGNGTNPEQLFALGYSACFNSALEVVLALENIKAKSMITQRTQLFKADGADFKLGVEIEVSVDGKSADEAKELGEKAHEVCPYSKATRGNIDVTIIGVDYDANKEAR from the coding sequence ATGTCAAATTATCAAAAAATCTATGAAACTTCTGCTGTAAACACTGGTGGACGTAGTGGTATTAGCTATGTTGAAAACAGTAGTTTTCAAGTCACCATTTCAAGTCCTAAAGAAATGGGAGGTGACGGTAATGGTACAAACCCTGAACAACTGTTTGCACTTGGTTACTCAGCCTGCTTCAATAGTGCCTTAGAAGTTGTACTTGCACTAGAAAATATCAAAGCTAAGTCAATGATTACCCAGCGCACACAACTCTTCAAAGCAGATGGCGCTGATTTCAAACTGGGTGTTGAAATCGAAGTTTCTGTTGATGGTAAATCAGCAGATGAAGCTAAAGAACTCGGTGAAAAAGCTCATGAAGTGTGTCCTTACTCTAAAGCGACACGTGGTAATATCGATGTCACCATTATTGGTGTTGATTATGATGCCAATAAAGAAGCTAGATAA
- a CDS encoding ISL3 family transposase, protein MEQLDYIKDSLDIKDPNITFEKTFDKFFTHREYHAKLDYDAPQCPDCQGKMTKYDFQKPCKIPYLEMAGCKVLIRLKKRRFKCQACGKMAVAKTSLVRENHQIPNIINHKITDKLMSREAMTKIAEDLSISVSTVYRQLNRFECKTDLTWLPENMSWDEYAFKKGKMSFIAQDFDANKIIAILDGRTQAVIRNHFMRYSHKVRSRVKVITMDMFSPYYDIAKQLFPKAKIVLDRFHIVQQLSRAMNRLRIQIMNQFERQSHDYKALKRYWKLIQQDSRNLNDKRFYRPTFRMHLTNQEIVQRLLNYSDELRHHYELFQCLLFHFQEKQEKHFFELISDTIKQVHPIFKTVLSTFLKDKEKIINALKLPYSNAKLEATNNLIKVIKRNAFGFRNFENFKKRIYLALNTTKEKTKLVLSRC, encoded by the coding sequence ATGGAACAATTAGATTATATCAAAGATTCGCTTGACATTAAAGACCCTAACATCACTTTTGAAAAGACATTTGACAAGTTCTTCACTCACAGAGAGTATCATGCCAAGTTAGATTATGATGCCCCGCAATGCCCTGATTGTCAAGGAAAAATGACAAAGTACGATTTCCAAAAGCCTTGCAAAATTCCCTATCTGGAAATGGCGGGTTGTAAAGTACTGATTCGTCTCAAAAAGCGTCGCTTCAAATGTCAAGCGTGTGGGAAAATGGCTGTCGCTAAGACCTCTCTAGTCAGAGAAAATCATCAGATTCCCAACATCATTAACCACAAAATCACCGACAAACTCATGAGCCGTGAAGCAATGACAAAAATCGCTGAAGACCTGTCTATCTCTGTGTCAACTGTCTATCGGCAACTCAACCGCTTTGAGTGCAAGACCGATTTAACCTGGTTACCTGAGAACATGTCCTGGGATGAGTATGCTTTCAAGAAGGGAAAGATGAGCTTTATTGCCCAAGATTTCGATGCTAACAAGATTATCGCTATCCTTGATGGGCGGACGCAAGCTGTCATCAGAAATCATTTCATGCGGTATTCTCACAAGGTGCGCAGTCGTGTCAAAGTCATCACCATGGATATGTTTAGTCCCTATTATGACATCGCTAAGCAACTGTTTCCTAAGGCGAAGATTGTTCTCGATAGGTTCCACATTGTTCAACAGTTATCTCGTGCTATGAACCGTCTCCGTATCCAAATCATGAACCAATTTGAGCGTCAATCTCACGACTATAAGGCCTTGAAACGTTACTGGAAACTCATCCAACAAGATAGTCGTAACCTAAACGATAAACGGTTTTATCGTCCAACTTTTCGCATGCACTTGACCAATCAAGAGATTGTGCAACGTCTTTTGAACTACTCTGATGAGCTACGTCACCACTATGAACTCTTCCAATGCCTTCTCTTTCATTTCCAAGAAAAGCAGGAGAAACACTTCTTTGAACTCATTTCTGATACCATCAAACAGGTCCATCCCATCTTCAAGACCGTCTTGTCAACCTTTCTAAAAGACAAAGAGAAGATTATTAATGCTCTGAAACTACCTTATTCCAATGCCAAACTAGAGGCCACCAACAACCTTATTAAAGTCATTAAGCGAAATGCTTTTGGCTTTAGGAACTTCGAAAACTTCAAAAAACGGATTTATCTTGCTTTGAACACAACAAAAGAGAAGACCAAACTGGTCCTCTCTCGGTGTTAG
- the argS gene encoding arginine--tRNA ligase, whose translation MTEKQLIASKLAAVLNDLDQETIEQLLEKPKNASMGDLAFPAFSLAKVLRKAPNLIAAEVAEQIDASDFEKVQAVGPYVNFFLDKSKISGQVLAEVVQHGSHYADQNLGQNRNIILDMSSPNIAKPFSIGHLRSTVIGDSLAYIVEKLGYNPVRINHLGDWGKQFGMLIVAYKKWGDQAAVEANPISELLKLYVRINAEAEEDPSLDDEARDWFRKLEADDEEAVSLWQWFRDESLVEFNRIYQGLAVDFDSYNGEAFYNDKMDEVIDLLEEKDLLQDSRGAQVINLEKYGIEHPAMIKKSDGATLYITRDLAAALYRKRTYDFAKSIYVVGNEQAAHFKQLKAVLKEMGYDWSDDMHHVAFGLVTKERKKLSTRKGNVILLEPTINEAVNRAQSQIDAKNPDLPNKEAIARAVGVGAIKFYDLKTDRTNGYDFDLDTMVSFEGETGPYVQYAHARIQSILRKADFKPNTEATYSLSDNESWEIIKLIQDFPRIIRRASDNYEPSIIAKFAINLAQSFNKYYAHTRILDDNPERDSRLALSYATATVLKEALRLLGVEAPNEM comes from the coding sequence ATGACTGAAAAACAACTAATCGCCTCAAAACTTGCTGCTGTCTTAAATGACCTAGATCAAGAGACCATTGAACAACTACTTGAAAAACCTAAAAATGCTAGCATGGGAGACTTAGCTTTCCCAGCATTTTCATTAGCTAAAGTCCTTCGCAAGGCACCAAATTTGATTGCAGCTGAAGTTGCTGAACAAATTGACGCTTCTGACTTCGAAAAAGTACAGGCAGTTGGCCCTTACGTCAACTTTTTCTTAGACAAATCCAAAATCTCAGGACAAGTCTTAGCAGAGGTTGTTCAACATGGCAGCCACTACGCTGACCAAAATCTTGGCCAAAACCGCAACATTATCTTAGATATGTCTAGTCCTAACATTGCCAAACCATTCTCTATTGGACACTTACGTTCAACTGTTATAGGAGATAGTTTAGCGTACATCGTGGAAAAATTAGGCTATAACCCTGTACGTATCAATCACCTCGGAGATTGGGGCAAGCAGTTTGGTATGCTCATTGTCGCTTATAAAAAATGGGGCGATCAAGCTGCTGTTGAAGCTAATCCAATCTCAGAACTTCTCAAACTTTATGTTCGTATCAATGCTGAAGCTGAAGAAGATCCTTCTCTTGATGACGAAGCACGTGATTGGTTCCGTAAATTAGAAGCTGATGACGAGGAAGCTGTTTCTCTTTGGCAATGGTTCCGTGATGAAAGCCTCGTTGAATTTAACCGAATTTATCAGGGGCTTGCAGTGGATTTTGACTCTTACAATGGTGAAGCCTTCTACAATGACAAGATGGATGAAGTGATTGATCTTTTAGAAGAAAAAGACCTTCTCCAAGACTCTCGAGGAGCTCAAGTCATTAACCTTGAAAAATACGGTATCGAACACCCAGCTATGATTAAAAAATCGGATGGTGCTACACTTTATATCACCCGTGACCTCGCAGCTGCTCTTTATCGTAAACGTACTTATGACTTTGCTAAATCCATCTATGTTGTTGGTAACGAACAAGCTGCCCACTTCAAACAGCTTAAAGCGGTTCTGAAAGAAATGGGATATGACTGGTCAGATGATATGCATCACGTTGCTTTTGGTCTGGTTACTAAAGAACGTAAAAAATTGTCAACTCGTAAAGGTAATGTTATCCTTTTGGAACCTACAATTAACGAAGCTGTTAATCGTGCTCAATCTCAAATTGATGCTAAGAACCCAGATCTTCCAAATAAAGAAGCTATTGCCCGTGCTGTCGGTGTCGGAGCTATCAAATTCTACGATCTTAAAACAGACCGTACGAACGGTTATGACTTTGACCTTGATACCATGGTTTCCTTCGAGGGAGAAACTGGTCCTTACGTCCAATATGCTCATGCGCGTATCCAGTCAATCTTGCGTAAAGCGGATTTCAAACCAAATACTGAGGCAACCTACAGCCTATCTGACAACGAAAGCTGGGAAATTATTAAATTGATTCAAGATTTCCCACGTATTATCAGACGTGCATCAGACAACTATGAGCCATCCATTATCGCTAAATTTGCTATCAATTTGGCACAAAGTTTCAACAAATACTATGCACACACACGTATTCTCGATGACAATCCAGAACGTGACAGTCGCCTAGCACTTTCATACGCGACAGCAACTGTTCTTAAAGAAGCTCTTCGTCTTCTTGGCGTTGAAGCACCAAACGAAATGTAA
- the argR gene encoding arginine repressor, whose product MNKIQRHAEIKRIITHHQVGTQEEIKTLLEHQDIFVTQATLSRDLREIGLIKLRSDEGKLYYCLNEVTGKHFSKRASDFVNKVSKVQFMLVLSTNLGEADVLANIIDQEERGDILGTVAGADTLLVICQNEETAETIYQDISAQL is encoded by the coding sequence ATGAATAAAATACAGAGACATGCGGAAATTAAGCGTATTATTACACATCATCAAGTTGGTACGCAAGAAGAAATCAAGACCCTTCTGGAGCACCAAGATATTTTTGTGACTCAGGCGACCTTATCTAGAGATTTACGCGAGATTGGATTAATCAAGCTGCGTAGTGATGAAGGGAAACTTTACTATTGCTTGAATGAAGTGACTGGCAAACATTTTAGTAAACGAGCTAGTGACTTTGTCAATAAGGTCTCGAAAGTTCAATTTATGCTCGTTTTGAGTACTAATTTAGGTGAAGCAGATGTTTTAGCTAACATTATCGATCAAGAAGAACGCGGTGATATTTTGGGTACTGTTGCGGGAGCAGACACGCTTTTGGTTATTTGCCAAAATGAAGAGACTGCCGAGACGATTTACCAAGATATTTCAGCACAATTGTAA
- the mutS gene encoding DNA mismatch repair protein MutS encodes MVKEKISPGMQQYLDIKADYPDAFLLFRMGDFYELFYDDAVKAAQILEISLTSRNKNAENPIPMAGVPYHSAQAYIDVLVEMGYKVAIAEQMEDPKQAVGVVKRDVVQVITPGTAVDSSKPDSANNFLVALDFDGSQYGLAYMDLATGEFMVTVLADFLTVKSEIQNLRAKELLIGFELSDEDKEVFAKQMNLILSYETQLFEDRELVSDTLSPLEQTSALKLLSYVHRTQMRELKHIQALVHYEVKDYLQMTYATKSSLDLLENARTGKKHGSLYWLLDETKTAMGMRLLRQWIDRPLIRFDEIKERQDIIQAFLDDFINRSDLTESLKGVYDIERLASRVSFGKASPKDLLQLGNTLTKVPVIKAVLSAFEVDVIDKVDSQIDSIPDLESLIRLAIDPDAPATISEGGIIRTGFDDTLDHYRKVMKEGRAWIADIEAKERQSSGISTLKIDYNKKDGYYFHVTNSNLSLVPDYFFRKATLKNSERFGTAELAKIEGDMLEAREQSANLEYDIFMRLRARVETYIDRLQTLAKVLAKVDVLQSLAVVAETNHYVRPVFNDQHIIEIVGGRHAVVEKVMGTQVYIPNDIYFDQETTIQLITGPNMSGKSTYMRQLALSVVMAQMGGYVAADTINLPIFDAIFTRIGAADDLISGQSTFMVEMMEANQAINRATSDSLILFDELGRGTATYDGMALAQSIIEYIHDQIKAKTMFATHYHELTELSTTLTSLVNVHVATVEEKGEVTFLHRISEGPADKSYGVHVAKIAGLPASVLTRADRILQDLESHSAQLNVEPLSEPVSTNQVEEPVGQLSLFADDQYAELAARLEKVDVLNLTPMEAMNTLFELKKLL; translated from the coding sequence ATGGTAAAAGAAAAAATTTCCCCTGGTATGCAGCAGTATCTGGATATTAAGGCAGATTATCCAGATGCTTTTTTGCTTTTCCGGATGGGGGACTTCTACGAATTATTTTATGACGATGCGGTTAAGGCGGCACAAATTTTAGAAATTAGCTTAACTAGCCGTAATAAAAACGCTGAGAATCCGATTCCTATGGCGGGTGTGCCTTATCATTCTGCCCAAGCCTACATTGATGTTTTAGTGGAAATGGGCTATAAGGTTGCTATTGCAGAGCAGATGGAGGATCCTAAGCAGGCTGTCGGTGTGGTCAAGCGCGATGTGGTTCAAGTGATCACGCCAGGAACAGCAGTGGATTCTAGTAAGCCAGACAGTGCCAATAACTTTTTGGTAGCCTTAGATTTTGATGGTAGTCAATATGGTCTTGCTTATATGGATTTGGCTACGGGTGAGTTTATGGTGACTGTTTTGGCTGACTTTTTGACGGTAAAAAGTGAAATCCAGAACCTCAGAGCAAAAGAGTTACTTATTGGTTTTGAACTTTCAGATGAAGATAAGGAAGTCTTTGCGAAGCAAATGAATTTGATTTTGTCTTATGAAACTCAGCTTTTCGAAGACAGAGAATTGGTTTCAGATACCTTAAGTCCTCTTGAACAGACAAGTGCCTTAAAATTGCTTTCTTACGTTCACCGTACACAAATGAGAGAGCTCAAGCACATTCAAGCCTTGGTGCATTACGAGGTTAAAGATTATTTACAGATGACTTATGCTACTAAGTCTAGTCTGGATCTCCTGGAGAATGCTCGTACTGGTAAGAAGCATGGAAGTCTCTATTGGCTGCTCGATGAAACGAAAACAGCAATGGGTATGCGTCTCCTACGCCAATGGATTGACCGTCCTCTTATTCGCTTTGATGAGATTAAGGAGCGCCAGGATATTATTCAAGCTTTTTTAGATGACTTTATTAATCGAAGTGATTTAACGGAAAGTCTCAAAGGTGTTTATGATATTGAGCGTTTAGCCAGCCGTGTCTCTTTTGGTAAAGCTTCTCCTAAGGATCTTTTACAATTAGGAAATACCTTGACAAAGGTTCCTGTTATAAAGGCTGTTTTATCAGCTTTTGAAGTTGATGTCATTGACAAGGTTGACAGTCAAATTGACAGTATCCCTGATTTGGAATCTTTGATTCGTTTGGCCATTGATCCAGATGCGCCAGCAACTATTTCAGAAGGCGGCATTATTCGTACAGGCTTTGATGACACTTTGGATCACTATCGTAAGGTCATGAAAGAGGGTCGAGCTTGGATTGCTGATATTGAAGCTAAAGAGCGCCAGTCTTCGGGAATTTCTACTCTTAAAATTGACTATAATAAAAAAGATGGTTACTATTTCCATGTGACGAACTCTAACCTTTCCTTGGTGCCAGATTATTTTTTTAGAAAAGCAACACTGAAAAATTCAGAACGCTTTGGAACAGCAGAACTAGCCAAGATTGAAGGAGATATGTTGGAAGCGCGGGAGCAATCAGCTAATCTAGAATACGATATTTTTATGCGACTTCGTGCCCGTGTGGAGACTTATATCGATCGCCTGCAGACCCTAGCAAAAGTTTTGGCAAAAGTCGATGTGTTGCAAAGTTTGGCTGTTGTTGCTGAGACTAATCATTATGTGCGACCTGTTTTCAATGACCAACATATCATTGAGATTGTTGGTGGGCGACACGCAGTAGTGGAAAAGGTTATGGGAACGCAAGTATATATCCCAAATGATATTTACTTCGATCAAGAAACGACGATCCAATTGATTACTGGTCCAAATATGAGTGGTAAGTCAACCTACATGAGACAGCTCGCTTTATCAGTGGTGATGGCTCAAATGGGTGGCTATGTGGCAGCTGATACGATCAATCTTCCGATTTTTGATGCCATATTTACCCGTATTGGAGCGGCAGATGATCTGATTTCGGGACAGTCTACCTTCATGGTTGAAATGATGGAGGCCAACCAAGCTATCAATCGGGCCACATCAGATTCTCTCATTCTTTTTGATGAGTTAGGACGTGGAACGGCGACCTATGACGGAATGGCCTTGGCCCAGTCCATTATTGAATATATCCATGACCAGATTAAAGCAAAAACCATGTTTGCGACGCACTATCATGAGTTGACAGAACTGTCAACGACATTGACAAGTCTTGTCAATGTTCACGTAGCAACAGTAGAGGAAAAAGGTGAGGTAACCTTTCTCCATAGGATTTCTGAAGGTCCAGCTGATAAATCTTATGGGGTTCATGTCGCTAAAATTGCAGGCTTACCCGCTTCAGTGCTCACAAGAGCGGATCGTATTTTACAAGATTTGGAGAGCCATTCCGCACAATTAAATGTTGAACCTCTTTCAGAGCCAGTTTCCACCAATCAAGTTGAGGAACCGGTAGGTCAACTGTCTCTTTTTGCAGATGACCAGTATGCTGAATTGGCGGCTCGACTGGAGAAAGTTGACGTGTTAAATCTTACGCCGATGGAAGCCATGAATACTTTGTTTGAACTTAAAAAATTACTTTAG